In the genome of Mucilaginibacter sp. 14171R-50, the window TCCCGTGTTACAGTCGTTTCAGCAGGTGGTTAACCATTATCATATCGAAAAAGAATTGATAGAAGCTTTTTTAACCTCCATGAAAATGGACCTTGATAAAACTGCGTATGACGAGGACGGTTATAAAAAATACATTTATGGCTCGGCCGAGGTTATAGGATTAATGTGCCTGCGCGTTTTTTGTGAAAACGATGCAGAGCTGTACAGTAAACTGGTGCCTAAAGCACAAAGTTTAGGCTCGGCGTTTCAAAAAATAAACTTTTTAAGGGATATTAAGTCAGACTATGAAGACCGCGGACGTACCTATTTCCCAGAAGTGGATTTTACAAATTTTACCGAAGCAGATAAAAAAGTGATAGAAACCGACATAAAAAGAGATTTTGACGATGCATTTGAGGGCATAAAGCTTTTGCCTAAAGGCAGCAGGCTGGGCGTATACGTGGCTTATATATATTACCTGCAGCTTTTTAAAAAAATAAAGGCAACCGCCGCTCTAACTGTTATGCAGAAGCGGATAAGGGTTTCTGATACGCAAAAACTCGGCTTGTACTTTAAGGCCAGGCTGCACCAAAAACTAAATATAATTTAGGCTTTACTTCGCCGATCGTCCAATGCTTTTAAGATCAAAATATATATTATTTACCGCGATACTACTGTTGTTTTCGCCGCTTTACAAAAGTAATGGCGCCCCCACGCACCCCGACGAGCATAGCCCGCAGGTAATACGTAAGCTACTGGTTAACGCTATCAATAACGGAAAGGTAACCGATTCGCTGTATCGTAAATTAACGGCAATTAAAAACCCTACAGCGCTTATTAACGGATACATAGGCACTTTACAGGCTTTAAAAGCAAAGCATACCTGGAACCCTTATTATAAACTGAAATATCTGAGCGATGCCGAAAAAACGTTTGCCAAAGCTGTATTCGGCGATCCGCATAATATCGAGATACGTTTTATGCGGTTTTCGGTAGAGCATAATGTACCCGGATTTTTGGGCTATACTAAAAACCTGGTGGCCGACAGGGAGGAGATCATCAAACAGTTAGACCGGAAACATTCTTCCCCGGCAGATGAAACACTCGTTAAAACCATCGTCACCTTTCTGCTCGATTCAAAAAGATGCTCCCCTGCCGAGCAAATCAAACTATCACAGCATTTAGCTTCCCTGTAAATGAAATACACCTATCTTATCATCAATGCGCTTACTGTATTTTTTCCGGTGGTGCTGTCGTTTGATAAGCGGGTGGCTTTCGCCAAAAACTGGAAATTTATATGGCCCGGGATGGGAATAACTGGTTTGCTGTTTTTGTTTTGGGATGTGCTATTCACCATTCACGGCGTTTGGTCGTTTAACGATGAATATATTGTCGGCATAAAATTGCTGGGCCTGCCGCTGGAAGAAATCCTATTTTTTTTAACGGTGCCCTTTGCCTGTATTTTTATTTACGCCTGTTTAAATTACTATGTTAAATGGCAGCCAAGCCCGGTTTTGGCAAGGGTAATATCTAATTTACTTATCGGTATGGCTGTAGCTTTATTGGTTGCTAACTATACCCGGTTATACACAGCAATAACCTTTGGCCTGCTTGCAGTATTGCTTGCACTGTTATTATATCTTTTTAAAGTTGATTGGCTAAACAGGTTTTACGTAGCATTCGCCGTATCGCTTATCCCCTTCTATATTGTTAACGGCTTACTAACGGCCATACCGGTTGTGCTTTATAACAATGCACAAAATATGGGCGTAAGGGTAGGCACCATCCCGTTTGAGGACCATTTTTACAGTATGGCCTTATTGCTGATGAATGTAGGTTCTTTTGAATATTTTAAGAACCGTAAAACCCTTGCCTAATGACGCCGGACCTGCCTGAATATACCAAATTTCAACTGGCGCTGCGTAACGGGCAGGATAAGCCCCAGATATGGGTAGCTTACAGAGGTATTATCTACGATGTGACCGAGAGCCGCCTTTGGCGAAATGGTAAGCATTACGAGCATTGGGCCGGCCAGGACCTGACCGATGAACTGCCGGATGCGCCGCATACCGAAACCGTTTTTGAAAAGTTTACAGCTGTGGGGAAGCTGTCGTAATCCTCAAACGTGGCGTCATTGCGAGCGTAGCGTGGCAATCTTCGACATGCAAATACGCCAACTTTTCTATCGAAGATTGCTTCGTACCTCGCAATGACGCACGGTGAAACAAAAAAACCCGCCCGAAGGCAGGTTTTCTATATATATGTTGAGTTTATTTTAGTTTTCGGCATATACCGGTTTTGCAATACCATTGTCGTAAGCTTTCAAATTCTTTTTAAGCAATTTGCGGGCTACGTGGATGCGGGTTTTAACAGTACCAATAGGTATGGTTAAATGGTCGGCTATCTCATGGTATTTGTGGCCCTCAAAGTACATGGTGAATGGCACGTAGTAATCTGATGGCAACCTGTCTAAAGCGCGTTTTATATCGTCCATAACAAACTTAGCTTCGCCCTGGTTTTTGGTAGAGCTGAATACCAGGTTCGGAGATGATATCTCATCGCTTTTGGTAACAAAAGTGCTCATTTTAACAAAACGGCGATAGTTATTGATGAAGGTGTTTTTCATGATGGTATATAACCATCCTTTTAAATTGGTGCCTTCTTTAAACTTGTTGTAGTAAGTTATAGCTTTCAACATTGTATCCTGAACAAGGTCGTTAGCATCATCTGCGTCGTGGGTAAAGTGTAAGGCGTATGACCTTAGCGAAGTCGCCTGACGTAATACAAGGGTGTTAAACTCAATCTTTGTCATTCTGTTAATGTTTTGTATTGAGTAGTAGGCAAACATGATACCACTTATAGAAAGTCATTCGGAATAAGATAAGCCTTGAGCCAGATGCGAAACACCGGTAGGAAAATGACAATGGTTTATTTTATATAGTTAAATGCTTGTTATTAAGATTTTTACAGCTAAAATAAACCAAACGTAGTTGTTATGTAAACTATTTTAAATTTCTAAAACAATTGTTTACTTAACTGACTGTAGATGAGTAACGTGCAAAATTATATTCTTAATTAAGTTAATTAACTTATAATATTCACCTCGCGTTGTAGGGTAACGCCAAATTTAGTGTACACACTGTCTATGATTTGCGACGAAAGACTGTACACTTCTTCGCCCGTTGCCCCGCCGTGGTTAACTAAAACCAGGGCCTGGTTCTTCCAGGTGCCGGTGTTTCCAACGGTTTTTCCCTTCCAGCCGCATTGTTCTATCAGCCATCCGGCGGCCAGTTTGTGCAACCCCTCGCCTGCGGGATAATTAACTACGTCAGGAAATTGCCCCTGCAGCAGGCGGAACTGCACATCGCCGATAACCGGGTTTTTAAAAAAACTACCTGCATTGCCAATAGTTGAAGGGTCGGGTAATTTAGATACCCGGATATGCGACACTACTTTCGATACATCCTCGATAGTAGGGTTACTGATGCCACGGTTGGCCAGTTCCTGCTCTATAGCACCATATTTTAAATTGATGTTAGGTTTAAGCGACAGGTGGAACTTTACCGATACAATAATATACTGCCCTGCCAGTTCTGATTTGAACACACTTTCGCGGTAGCCGAATTTACAATCCTCTTTAGTAAACGTGCGGAAAGTGCCTGTAGCTATTTCAAACGCGCGGCAGCTTGCAAAAACATCCTTCAGTTCTACCCCGTAAGCGCCAATATTTTGTATGGGCGACGCCCCTACCGAACCCGGTATCAAACTCAGATTTTCCATACCGGCATAGTTGCGGTCAACACAAAAGTTCACCAGGTCGTTCCAAACCTCACCGGCGCCAACCTCCACAAAAACATCATCGTGACTGATGCGGTGCTCTATCCCGCGAATATTCATGCGGATAACCAGCCCTTCAAAATCCTTTACCAGCAGCATATTGCTGCCGCCGCCAACAACCAGCCGGTTCATGTGCGCCCATTGCGGGTCGGCAAAAAGCTCGATCAACTCGTCCTCATGGCTTATTTCGGCAAAGTAGCGGGCATTGGCATCAATACCAAACGTGTTGAATTTTTTTAGCGATACGTTTTCCTGTATTTGCAGCATGGGACGATGAATTGGAATGGTGGCGAATTTCGGAATTTTAATTGAAATCGTCATTGCAAGGTACGAAGCTATCTTCAAAAGAAAAGCTGGCCACAAGCATGTAGAAGATTGCCGCGCTACGCTCGCAATGACGTGCCGGAATTATCTAAACCACTTCTTCCCTACTACCAACAACCCAAATTCTTCCGAAGGAAGCTTCTCAGTTGATTTATGGTGTATTTTATGCGCCCGGCGGATGGCGGATAAGTAACGGTTATTGCTTTTGAAGGCCTTAAATCGGTTATGAATAAACCAATCGTGGAAGATGAAGTAAATGCAGCCGTAGGTACTGATGCCGGCACCTATCCAAAAGCGGTAATTTAAATCGATATGCCCTACCCACATCAGCCATAAGGCAAGCGCCGCGAAGCCAATACTGAACAAATCATTGAGCTCGAACCAGCCGTGGCGCTGCTGATGGTGTGTTTTATGGATAAACCAAAGCGGCCCGTGAAACAGATACTTATGCATCGCCCAGGAGAGCAACTCCATGGTAGCGATGGTAAGGATAATGATACCGATGTTGCTAAGGACTTGCATTTAGTTGGCAGTTAAAAGTTTGCAGTTGGCAGGGCAGCTTGCAAACTACACCGCCAACTGCAAACTTCTTAAATATGTATAGCCCTATTCTCCGTAGCCGCTAAGCAGGCTTCACGCATGGCTTCGGTGTAGGTTGGGTGGGCGTGGCTGGCACGGGTTACATCCTCGGCACTGGCGCGGAACTCCATAGCGATAACCGCCTCGGCGATCATATCGGCAGCGCGCGGACCAATCATGTGCACACCTAAAATTTCGTCGGTAGCGGCATCAGCCAAAACTTTTACAAACCCATCCAGGTCGCCGCTGGCACGGGCACGGCCACTCGCCTTGAACGGGAACGACCCTACTTTATATTTTGTACCTGCTTCTTTCAGTTGCTCCTCGGTATAACCAACGGCGGCAACTTCAGGCCAGGTATAAACAACACCAGGTATCAGGTTATAGTTAATGTGTGGCTTCTGTCCGGCAATCAGCTCGGCAACAAAGGTGCCTTCATCTTCGGCCTTGTGGGCAAGCATAGCGCCTTTAATTACGTCGCCAATGGCGTAAACACCTTTAACGCTGGTTTCAAGGTGCTCGTCAACCGTAATTTTACGGCCACGCTCTTCAACGGTGATGCCTATTTTGTCAAGGCCAAGCCCATCAGTATAAGCAACACGGCCTACAGCAACCATACAGTAGTCGCCTTTAAGCTCTTGTTTTTCGCCTTTGGGGTTATCAAATGTAACGGTAACTTCTTTGCCTTTGGCAGTAGCGCCTGTAACTTTATGACCCAGGTAAAACTCCATGCCCAGTTTTTTCAACACTTTTTGCAGCTCCCGGCCAAGCGCTTTATCCATCGTGGGGATAATGCTGTCCATATATTCAATTACCGATACCTTGGCGCCCAAACGCGCGTAAACCGACCCCAGTTCCAAACCAATAACACCACCGCCTATCAGTATCAGGTGCTTTGGTATCTCGGTAAGGGTTAAAGCCTCGGTTGAAGTGATAATACGTTTTTTATCGATCTTCAGGAAAGGCAGGCTTGACGGTTTTGAACCAGTGGCAATGATCACCTTTTCGGTGGTTAGCTCAGTGGTTTTACCGTCAGCAGCTGTAACAATAATGGTATTTTTATCTTTAAACGACCCTACACCTACGTGTACGTCAATCTTGTTCTTCTTCATCAGGTAGGTGATACCGCTGGTATTGGCATCAACAACTTCCTGTTTGCGTTTAATCATCTGGCCAAAATCAACACCCAGGTTATCCAGTTTTATACCATGCGCAGCGAAGGCATGGGCAGCGTTATGGTAATGTTCGGATGAATCTAACAGCGCCTTCGAGGGGATACAACCCACGTTAAGGCAGGTACCGCCAAGGGTGTTGTATTTTTCTATAATGGCGGTTTTCATACCCAATTGGGCGCAGCGGATAGCCGCCACATAACCACCCGGACCAGAACCTATAACGATAACATCATATTGCATAGCAGTGTATTTTGGTGGTCAAAGTTAAGGAATGTTTGCAGGCTTATAAATAGGTAATTTATTAAATGTGGTGGGGTTGACAAAGGGGATTTAGAAATGAATTGATTATAATATGTATTGTTTGATCTTTTCCAACTAACCATGGTGTTACCTGCGCAATTGTCTGAACCTTGATTTGCTTGATTATATGATTGCTTGATTTTCCCTTAGGCCATTTTGTTACTGTGGACGCGTTTGAATTGCAAACTTTTTGATCCAAAATTTATTAGCAAGCCTATTTCTATATTATAAGCTTCAAGATAATTCATCGCCTGTGCTAAATGGACTTCTTCTAATTGGATAATTGCTTTTAGTTCAACCATAATGGCGTCTTCAATAAAAAAATCAACCCTGCGCGCCTCAAGATCAATACCATCGTAATAGATAACCATGTCGAGTTCCCTCGCGTATGCCAAGTCGGCTTTTGATAGCTCGATTGCCAGCGCACGCTGATAAATTACTTCTTGAAAGCCATTACCCAAAACACCATGTACTTTCATTGCACAACCAATAATTTTCTGCGTCAAGTCCGCATGTTTCATTAAGCAATGTACCAATTTTACTCACTTAGTCAAGTGAAGAAATCCTATTAATCCTTAAATCAAGCAAATCATGGTTCAGAAAATCGTCGCCTTTGTAACACTCTTATCACGCTTAGCATTTTTGCAATATACTTAGTAAATTACGCCATCACTCAAATACTGACCATCATGAAAAAACTCTCCGCATTATTAATTGTAATGGCTGTGGCTTGCAGTTCGTTATTTGCACAAAGCAACTACGTTAAAGAGCATTACACCAAAAGGGATGTATACATCACCATGCGCGATGGGGTA includes:
- the murB gene encoding UDP-N-acetylmuramate dehydrogenase, with translation MLQIQENVSLKKFNTFGIDANARYFAEISHEDELIELFADPQWAHMNRLVVGGGSNMLLVKDFEGLVIRMNIRGIEHRISHDDVFVEVGAGEVWNDLVNFCVDRNYAGMENLSLIPGSVGASPIQNIGAYGVELKDVFASCRAFEIATGTFRTFTKEDCKFGYRESVFKSELAGQYIIVSVKFHLSLKPNINLKYGAIEQELANRGISNPTIEDVSKVVSHIRVSKLPDPSTIGNAGSFFKNPVIGDVQFRLLQGQFPDVVNYPAGEGLHKLAAGWLIEQCGWKGKTVGNTGTWKNQALVLVNHGGATGEEVYSLSSQIIDSVYTKFGVTLQREVNIIS
- a CDS encoding phytoene/squalene synthase family protein; the encoded protein is MNLFDKTCFECSKLITTKYSTSFSTGIKAFDKRLRYPIYAIYGFVRYADEIVDTFYGHDQRSLIDEFKEETFKAIDRGISTNPVLQSFQQVVNHYHIEKELIEAFLTSMKMDLDKTAYDEDGYKKYIYGSAEVIGLMCLRVFCENDAELYSKLVPKAQSLGSAFQKINFLRDIKSDYEDRGRTYFPEVDFTNFTEADKKVIETDIKRDFDDAFEGIKLLPKGSRLGVYVAYIYYLQLFKKIKATAALTVMQKRIRVSDTQKLGLYFKARLHQKLNII
- the lpdA gene encoding dihydrolipoyl dehydrogenase, with the protein product MQYDVIVIGSGPGGYVAAIRCAQLGMKTAIIEKYNTLGGTCLNVGCIPSKALLDSSEHYHNAAHAFAAHGIKLDNLGVDFGQMIKRKQEVVDANTSGITYLMKKNKIDVHVGVGSFKDKNTIIVTAADGKTTELTTEKVIIATGSKPSSLPFLKIDKKRIITSTEALTLTEIPKHLILIGGGVIGLELGSVYARLGAKVSVIEYMDSIIPTMDKALGRELQKVLKKLGMEFYLGHKVTGATAKGKEVTVTFDNPKGEKQELKGDYCMVAVGRVAYTDGLGLDKIGITVEERGRKITVDEHLETSVKGVYAIGDVIKGAMLAHKAEDEGTFVAELIAGQKPHINYNLIPGVVYTWPEVAAVGYTEEQLKEAGTKYKVGSFPFKASGRARASGDLDGFVKVLADAATDEILGVHMIGPRAADMIAEAVIAMEFRASAEDVTRASHAHPTYTEAMREACLAATENRAIHI
- a CDS encoding RNA polymerase sigma factor, which encodes MTKIEFNTLVLRQATSLRSYALHFTHDADDANDLVQDTMLKAITYYNKFKEGTNLKGWLYTIMKNTFINNYRRFVKMSTFVTKSDEISSPNLVFSSTKNQGEAKFVMDDIKRALDRLPSDYYVPFTMYFEGHKYHEIADHLTIPIGTVKTRIHVARKLLKKNLKAYDNGIAKPVYAEN
- a CDS encoding sterol desaturase family protein, producing MQVLSNIGIIILTIATMELLSWAMHKYLFHGPLWFIHKTHHQQRHGWFELNDLFSIGFAALALWLMWVGHIDLNYRFWIGAGISTYGCIYFIFHDWFIHNRFKAFKSNNRYLSAIRRAHKIHHKSTEKLPSEEFGLLVVGKKWFR
- a CDS encoding lycopene cyclase domain-containing protein, translated to MKYTYLIINALTVFFPVVLSFDKRVAFAKNWKFIWPGMGITGLLFLFWDVLFTIHGVWSFNDEYIVGIKLLGLPLEEILFFLTVPFACIFIYACLNYYVKWQPSPVLARVISNLLIGMAVALLVANYTRLYTAITFGLLAVLLALLLYLFKVDWLNRFYVAFAVSLIPFYIVNGLLTAIPVVLYNNAQNMGVRVGTIPFEDHFYSMALLLMNVGSFEYFKNRKTLA
- a CDS encoding cytochrome b5 domain-containing protein, with protein sequence MTPDLPEYTKFQLALRNGQDKPQIWVAYRGIIYDVTESRLWRNGKHYEHWAGQDLTDELPDAPHTETVFEKFTAVGKLS
- a CDS encoding GxxExxY protein, with product MKHADLTQKIIGCAMKVHGVLGNGFQEVIYQRALAIELSKADLAYARELDMVIYYDGIDLEARRVDFFIEDAIMVELKAIIQLEEVHLAQAMNYLEAYNIEIGLLINFGSKSLQFKRVHSNKMA